In Methanooceanicella nereidis, the following proteins share a genomic window:
- a CDS encoding NAD-dependent epimerase/dehydratase family protein translates to MSGINMTWAGKNVLITGASGFIGRYLVDALLEKGANVTGLTMSSPDPSDRNIRWVTGDITDRGSIKDVCEDIDVVYHLAAISNVPKSIQNPLLTFNTNTFGTVNLLEEARLSGNVKFVYISSAHVYGPPKYLPVDESHPLNPREPYAASKIASENIVQAYGNAYGLDYAIIRPFNVFGPGQDESFLIPGVIAQALRNKEIKVGNTEPTRDFLFVKDCVGGFLAIAEKGSGIFNIGSGNEIRISNVVEKIRDLIDSSIPIKSDESRIRGGKVEIPRMCANIEKLNGLGWYPEIGFDEGLTQCINKNREIF, encoded by the coding sequence ATGCGCTTTTGGAAAAAGGCGCGAACGTAACCGGGTTGACAATGAGCAGCCCTGATCCCTCTGACAGGAATATCAGGTGGGTGACCGGCGACATTACTGACAGGGGATCCATAAAGGATGTTTGCGAAGATATTGACGTCGTTTATCATCTTGCGGCGATATCAAATGTCCCAAAGTCCATACAAAACCCGCTTTTGACCTTTAATACTAACACTTTTGGCACGGTAAATCTTCTGGAAGAAGCCCGATTATCCGGGAATGTCAAGTTCGTTTACATAAGCAGCGCCCACGTTTACGGGCCGCCGAAATACCTGCCTGTCGATGAGTCTCATCCTCTGAACCCGAGAGAGCCATATGCCGCCAGCAAGATAGCATCGGAGAACATAGTCCAGGCATACGGGAATGCTTACGGGCTGGACTATGCGATAATAAGGCCGTTTAACGTATTCGGGCCGGGCCAGGATGAGAGCTTCCTGATACCGGGGGTTATTGCACAGGCATTGAGGAATAAAGAGATAAAAGTGGGAAATACCGAGCCTACGAGAGACTTTTTGTTCGTTAAGGATTGTGTCGGAGGGTTCCTGGCAATTGCAGAAAAAGGCTCAGGAATATTCAATATCGGTTCGGGGAATGAGATAAGGATATCCAATGTCGTCGAAAAAATAAGGGACCTGATAGACAGTTCTATCCCCATCAAGAGCGATGAGAGCAGGATCAGGGGCGGAAAGGTCGAGATCCCGAGAATGTGCGCGAACATTGAAAAACTAAATGGATTAGGATGGTATCCTGAGATCGGTTTTGATGAAGGCCTGACACAGTGTATAAATAAAAACCGGGAAATATTTTGA